The nucleotide sequence TGATAATTCTATAAATAAACCAACTACAAGTCTACAAACATCATTATGTCACAGCACAAAATGTTTGACCTGCCTATATTAGCAAATATATTGAGAGTATAACTCTATGAATAAACCAACTACAAGTCTACCAACACCATTACGTCACATGACATCAGCACCTGAAGGCTACATTGATTAAATGGTATACATTTTTGAGTACAAAGGAACGGAATCACTTATCATGTATACTGGACACGTCAACTCCAAATAAGAGGCCAATTCCAGAATATCAAAATTGTATCACTTAGAAATCTAAAATTGTTAATAGTCTTCTATATAATTTGAAATTTAAATAATGAATTTTCTCTTTAAAGGTGTTTCTGGATATTAAGGAATCTCATTAACCACGAGGTTATGAGATTGAGTCTAGTCGTGGACAAAAATGGGTCCCACTACAGACTTAAATATCTCTCCTCAAATTCTAATGTTAAAAAAACCATATCCAACAACTTTCACCAGCTCCACTTGAATAAAAATCTGTTCTTTTTTTATATATGCGTCCTTAGTCATTGATAACTTGACAATCAAAACGCGTGTATTTCAATACCAAAAGTTTTAGGTAAGAAAAGAGGGTTCCAATTGCATGATTGGGTCAACCCGATTTCTTCAAAGCCATTGCCTTACACCTACACAACTATACCTATATCCTACAAGCAGAAATGATTTCTTAGGAGGCAATGATCTATTCAAAATTACGTGTATCTTATTATATATACAATAACACATTAAAAATTTACTCAACGGAACTAAAATATCTTAGAATTATGTCATCCATTAAAACTGTATTCTACTATACATTCAAACTAAACCAAATAAAGTGTATTGGACATCAGCGACTCAGAATTAGAAAAGTGTTCTTCCATCATATTTAATTAAACTGGTCAAATATTGGGTAGTTGGATTGGATACATTTTAACTCAACAAGGTAACTTATACAATAAACATGCTAATCATGTTGAAAATTACATCAAAACTAAACTCTGAGGGGAAAATATGTTAAATATAAAACTGTATCTTAACTATGAagcatatttaatttaaataataacctGAAAGTGATCAGCCCCTTTTATTTTGACTTTTGGAAGATCTTAGAACATTGAAGTCCAGCTTTCCTCGCTTATGTGGCTTATGAGAACTTTTTCTAACGTTGTTTGATGAAGAACTCTGGTTGCCTTCAATAATATTCGACGATTTATTTTGAAGTTGTACCTCTGTCATATCTTCAACTTGTTTCCTTTTGAGGTCTCCATTGACTCTATTGCTATTCAAGCTTACTGGCTCATCAGTTTCTCTGAAAAATAAAAAAGATTATAACTTCAACAAGCGTGACATGAAGTAAACTAAATAAATAGAAGCTCTTTTATAAAATGAATCGTAAATTGGTGCATGAAATTATTCAAAAAGGGGTTTACACAATATCAATGATGCCTAACCTGTTAGACAACTTTTCTCCTTGATCCCCAGAGCATGTAGCATCATCATCAGATTGTCTTGGCTCGTTTAATTTCTAAATGAATGAAACTTTAAAATAAACACGAAATGGTGTTTGCAGGAGAATAAAGAAACTTCTCATCAATCAACTCTTATACTTACATCAATAGAAGGATTAAAACTTTGAAAAGACATTCGACCTCTAATGGCCCCGGGACTAGGATCCCCTTCCATAATCACCATACTGCATGCAGAAATATAAGTTGCATATTGTATTATTTATCAAAAAAGAAGCCTGACTATTACAAAGGAATATAATGTCAAATTATCCAACTGGCAATACAAGAGACTACAATAAATATTTTAAGGAACAACTAAATAAGTTATGAATTCACGACAAGAGAGCACTTAGTTTGATAGCTAATAACCACCCTTAAACTTAACAGGCAGAAGTTTAAATGTCAAAAGCTTTGATTACGTTATACGGTCATTTTGGATAACTCGAAAATCCTACTGGAGCCAAATTTGTTAACTAGGGACCTACAAACCTGTGGAACCGGGCAAGCAACCAATCAAGAAGCTAGTGAGACTCGATATGGAAACCTCCTTTTGAGGTTCTTATCTCTAGATCAGTCAAAGTCACCACTTGATGACTTCCTTTGTAGTTTATACGAAAAAGTTTACTGCACTAGAATAAGATTCAGGAAGCTTTATTTACCTAAACACAGCAACGCCTAGCATAAGCTTAATGAAGAACGTTTAAACTACTTATGCAATATGTCTACATATACACCAATTTCTAATTACAAACAAAGCAAACTGGGCCCTTAACAACCAATAGTAAATTCCTTAAAAATGCCTTATGGAACAGAAGAATAAACTAGGACCTTAACAACCAATAGTTAATTTTTACTATGGTCATGGAGGTATTGACATTGATTATGTCAAAAAAGATCAATGAGAATAGTGGTTTCAAGTATCACTATGGGTGTAAAAAACTAAAAATTTCTTATGTATGCTTTGCTGATGACCTGTTGGTGTTGTGTCATGGAGACTTGGCATCTATTCAAGTTATTAAAAAGGTTTTGGATGATTTTAGCACTGGGCTATTTCCTAATCTAAGCAAGAGTATTGTATTTTGGGAATGTCACTGAGGAGGTCAAAAGAAGCATCCTTCAGCTGCTACCATTTACAATTGGCAAACTGCCAATGAGATATTTGGGTGTAACCTTATTAGCAAAAAGACTAGAAATTGGTTATTGCAAATGCCTTGTTGATAACGTGAAAGCATTGGTTCAATGCTGGAGGAATAAGAAATCGTCTTATGCTCGAAGGATCCAGCAGATTGCATCAGTCTTAGGCTCTTAGCATCGATGCAAATTTACTGGGCATCAGTTTATGTGATTCCAGCTGTGGTAAATGAAATTGAAAAAGTGCTAAAAGGATTCTCATGGAACCAAGGAGATAGCTCTAGAGGCAAAGCTAAAGTAGCTTGGAAGTCAATTTGTATGCCCAAAGATCAAGGTGAATTGGGGATCGAACCATTGAAGAAATGGAATCAAATTCTGCTGATAAACAACTATGGAAAAATATAACTCATGATGATTCATTGTGGCTAAATGGGTTAATGTTGTGAAGTTAAAGGGCGGAAGTATTTGGGAAATCTAAAGAGGAGAGCTCTGAAAGTTGGGGTTGTAGACAATTACTTGCATTAAGAGATAGAATCAAGCCACATGTATCTTATGAAATTAGTAATGGTTTGAAAACATCTGCATGGTTTGATAAGTGGAGCTCAATTCGTACATTAGATCAAGTGGTAGCAGAAGAGATAGATATCCAGACTGGGAGATAATATAAAAGTGGCACAAATAATCCAAACAAACAGTGGAGGTGGAGGTGGCCTGAAGAACGGAGAAACAAATTTCCAATTCTATATAGTATTGAAGTTCCCGAGTTAAAGATATTGAGTTAGAGATATTGCTGATAAAGATGTCTGGATATGTAATGATGGTAGTAAAAGGGAGTATCAAACTTGGCAAGCCTGGGAAGATTTGAGGGATAGCACACCAATTGTGAGTTGGCTTCACGTCATATGGTTTCCACAGGCCACCCCTAAACATGCTTTTTTACTCTAGGTTGCAGTTCAAGAGACACTGGTAACACAGGACAAATTTCAAAAATGGTATCCTAATCTGAAGCCCAAATGTGTTCTATGTGATCAAGATGTTGACTCCCACGAACAACTATTTTTTAGATGTGCATATGCAACAGAAATCGGAAGTTGGTAAATGTGAAATTGTTATTTAAAGGGCTGCCAAATGATCTGCAAAGTATTATGGAGATGCTTCTGCTTACCCATACTCAAAGAATATATGGAATGTAATTAACAGAATTATGATAGCTGCAATGGTCTACTATATATGGCAGGAAAGGAATTAGAGAATCTTCTAAGATAGGAAAAGATCTGCGAATGAACTGAAGGTGATTGTAGAACAATTTATTTGGGTCAAAATgttgactttaaaagtcaaaaAGAGTAATGCTGTTGTGAAGGCAGCAGAGTTGTGGGAGCTTAAGTGGCCTGATATGAAGTTTCAAGGTAGAGTAAGGCAATACATGATCTAAATGTAGCGTGTAGTGAAAAATGAGACGGCTTATTTTAGGTTAAATTGTATTGCTGGTCGTTTTGTTGGTGCTGCTGCTCTATTAGGAGTTTGAATATTGTTTTGTTTTGCTTTGCTTTGGGCAGGTGCTTCCTGTGCCTTGTGTTTGTATTGGtttgattattaatataatttagccTTTGCCCTGAATAAACACAAAGTTTATTCTACATGCTTTCATACCATAATCCTACTTTGAAAATTAAAATCTTGTAAAACAATATACCAGCAAATATAATCTAAAAAACAATCAATCAATTACCATTTTTTTGTAGTAATAGAAGAAGATGGAAAATTTCCATCAGGTATGATTACTTCTTCTTCCTTTTTGGTTTTTTCCTCTTTAACAGCTACTCTTTGCATAAACTATGAtacaattaaaaccctaattaacttCAAAATTCATTGAAACGTAGActgtattaaataaatatataaaaatagaaaattatAAACAAAATTATGTTTAGTATTGAATGAATGATACGGAGTAGTGAttttgtaccttcaaattcttTAATGTGCTTGATAATTCGCGTTTCGCCATTTAAAACTTTAAAAATAGTGTTTTGCTGCTGTGGCCCTTTTTGAGGGTTTGCTGGCTGGTAAGCAAAATCGAGTTGACAAATGTAACGTCAGTTTACATATacagtgttataatt is from Rutidosis leptorrhynchoides isolate AG116_Rl617_1_P2 chromosome 10, CSIRO_AGI_Rlap_v1, whole genome shotgun sequence and encodes:
- the LOC139873635 gene encoding uncharacterized protein is translated as MAKRELSSTLKNLKFMQRVAVKEEKTKKEEEVIIPDGNFPSSSITTKKCMVIMEGDPSPGAIRGRMSFQSFNPSIDKLNEPRQSDDDATCSGDQGEKLSNRETDEPVSLNSNRVNGDLKRKQVEDMTEVQLQNKSSNIIEGNQSSSSNNVRKSSHKPHKRGKLDFNVLRSSKSQNKRG